A single window of Cytobacillus dafuensis DNA harbors:
- a CDS encoding M17 family metallopeptidase, whose amino-acid sequence MSGQAIILFSNDLYMQNNEQVKQFVENGSESFTALFLGEKLVVVIKALKEKKQTYDQIRMIAGAVSRELSKRKVVNAIIYEEALQKALPKLHVDGMITAFVEGWHLGAYKFVMYKSKGNSFKTELRVEGRAELQLFIEIGKIRAEATNFSRNLMNEIPNVLNPETFPTILREEFAHSDVQVNVFNKEKLEELEMNGVLTVCRGSKYKPSFVELIYCSDESKPLIALVGKGVTFDTGGISLKIGRDISNMRMDMGGAAAVAGAVKLLSALRAKVNVIALIPMVENTIDNTSVLPSEIIRYKNGHTVQVANTDAEGRLILADGLIRAGEWGAKYVVNIATLTGAIANALGSKIAGVFGDERLSFEMKEIGRENGDFIWPMPLVEEYESYLNSDYADFSNISSKGEAGSITAGLFLRRFVPKSCQWLHVDMAGVMESDETGYYAKSATGFGVRLLADFTVHVSK is encoded by the coding sequence ATGTCAGGTCAAGCCATCATTTTATTTTCAAATGATTTATATATGCAAAACAATGAACAAGTAAAACAATTTGTTGAAAATGGCTCTGAGTCTTTTACTGCACTTTTTCTTGGTGAAAAGTTAGTAGTGGTTATAAAAGCTTTGAAGGAAAAAAAGCAGACATATGATCAAATCCGTATGATCGCCGGTGCTGTCTCGCGAGAGCTGAGTAAGCGTAAAGTAGTAAATGCGATTATATATGAGGAAGCACTGCAAAAAGCATTGCCGAAATTACATGTAGATGGGATGATAACTGCTTTTGTGGAAGGCTGGCACTTAGGTGCATATAAGTTTGTTATGTATAAGTCAAAGGGAAATTCCTTTAAGACGGAGCTACGAGTGGAAGGCAGAGCAGAATTGCAGTTGTTCATTGAAATAGGAAAAATCCGTGCAGAGGCGACCAACTTTTCTCGTAATTTAATGAATGAAATTCCGAATGTACTAAATCCTGAAACATTCCCAACGATCTTACGAGAAGAGTTTGCTCATTCAGATGTACAAGTGAATGTATTTAATAAAGAAAAGCTGGAAGAATTAGAAATGAATGGCGTCTTAACGGTTTGCCGTGGGAGTAAATATAAACCTTCCTTTGTTGAACTTATCTATTGCAGTGACGAATCTAAGCCACTTATCGCTCTCGTTGGGAAAGGGGTAACTTTTGATACAGGCGGCATTAGCTTGAAGATTGGAAGAGATATAAGTAATATGCGCATGGATATGGGCGGTGCCGCTGCTGTTGCTGGAGCAGTGAAGCTGTTATCTGCATTGAGAGCAAAGGTAAATGTTATTGCGCTGATTCCAATGGTTGAAAACACAATTGACAATACGTCAGTACTTCCAAGTGAGATCATCCGATACAAAAATGGCCATACCGTGCAGGTTGCGAACACAGATGCGGAAGGGCGTCTCATCCTAGCTGACGGTCTCATTCGCGCAGGAGAGTGGGGAGCAAAATACGTCGTTAATATTGCCACATTAACAGGAGCCATTGCTAATGCACTAGGATCAAAAATAGCTGGTGTATTCGGGGATGAACGTCTTTCATTTGAAATGAAGGAAATCGGTCGTGAAAATGGTGATTTTATTTGGCCAATGCCATTGGTCGAGGAATATGAGAGTTACTTAAACAGCGATTATGCTGATTTTAGTAATATTAGTTCAAAGGGAGAAGCAGGCTCGATTACTGCAGGATTATTCCTTCGCCGCTTTGTTCCGAAATCATGCCAATGGCTTCATGTAGACATGGCTGGAGTAATGGAAAGTGACGAAACCGGCTATTATGCAAAATCAGCAACAGGATTTGGTGTTAGATTACTAGCTGATTTTACAGTACATGTTTCAAAGTAA
- a CDS encoding DUF4257 domain-containing protein — translation MLMNIIFAVLIGGLVGVAGHIRNEGKLVMPRKTKKFIYLGFWEEVILGAIGAVFLVVYTDPDSTLKVIFLSIIAGFGGDVLLKFLELLKIRQKDNS, via the coding sequence ATGTTAATGAACATTATCTTCGCTGTTTTGATTGGTGGACTAGTCGGTGTAGCAGGACATATTAGAAATGAGGGCAAGCTAGTAATGCCCCGAAAAACAAAAAAGTTTATCTATCTAGGATTTTGGGAAGAAGTCATCTTAGGGGCTATCGGTGCAGTTTTCTTAGTTGTCTATACAGATCCTGATTCAACACTAAAGGTTATCTTCCTTTCCATCATTGCTGGGTTTGGTGGTGATGTGCTGTTGAAATTTCTCGAGCTGTTAAAGATTCGACAAAAAGATAATAGCTAA
- a CDS encoding FbpB family small basic protein has product MKRKKLSFNRLMEENREEILKDEYVLERIEKKLDKKHEDTLKKQQQVLSNN; this is encoded by the coding sequence ATGAAGAGGAAGAAACTAAGCTTTAATCGATTAATGGAAGAGAATAGAGAAGAAATTTTAAAAGATGAGTATGTATTAGAAAGGATTGAAAAGAAATTAGATAAAAAACATGAAGATACATTAAAAAAACAGCAACAAGTTCTATCAAATAATTAA
- a CDS encoding HAD family hydrolase — MKKKVFIFDLDGTLYHDMAFTEAYIELLTNDYWIQDAIKYELNDILDGVSEIDLNDILNTQIGSYSLGDPWQVILYLSRKYEIPEAKQVEAFYNVREQMIQPGFALKMNNTYIETVKNLDDVKILMTNSPEENASTFVHLFGLNNAFDHYYYDAKKPTGMSTYVKKIQKMYPDHEIISIGDNYINDIKPCQDIGIKGIYINHFNKTINDQYVQVVQDLKELNEMLMTTYEKRKTH; from the coding sequence ATGAAAAAGAAAGTTTTTATTTTTGATTTAGATGGAACATTGTATCATGATATGGCATTTACCGAAGCTTATATTGAGTTGTTAACGAATGACTACTGGATTCAAGATGCGATCAAATACGAATTGAATGACATCTTAGACGGCGTCAGTGAAATTGATTTGAATGACATTTTAAATACTCAAATCGGCAGTTATTCACTTGGTGATCCATGGCAAGTTATCTTGTATTTGTCTCGTAAATACGAGATCCCAGAAGCGAAGCAGGTCGAAGCATTTTACAACGTAAGAGAACAAATGATACAACCAGGTTTTGCGCTTAAAATGAACAACACATATATCGAGACAGTTAAAAACTTAGATGACGTAAAAATATTAATGACAAATTCACCAGAAGAGAACGCATCAACATTTGTTCATTTATTCGGATTAAATAATGCTTTTGATCACTATTATTATGATGCGAAGAAGCCAACAGGAATGTCTACTTACGTTAAGAAAATTCAAAAGATGTACCCAGACCATGAAATTATCTCTATCGGCGATAATTACATCAACGATATTAAGCCATGCCAGGACATTGGCATTAAAGGAATTTATATTAATCATTTCAATAAAACGATTAACGATCAATACGTTCAAGTTGTACAAGATTTAAAAGAATTGAATGAAATGTTAATGACTACATATGAAAAGAGGAAAACACATTGA
- a CDS encoding MFS transporter, whose product MEEANKLKKATYHLWTFTISKLISSFGSQVYTFAISFYILQMTGSATSFATNLICNVLPRTLVSPFAGYAADKYSRKMIVIIAQIGTTIAIGGLLVVSLTSGLSLAAIYVTTIILSLTSTFSGVTFTSSISGLVDGARIQKAMSMNQMSISFASIGSPAVGGLLYGAVSMPVFLIIYMIASSIAVILESTMNFNLFANRKKKVEGERKESMWQSMKAGFSYLKLQPLIMAMIWIALLVNFLFGAFEVGYSFILIEKLKIASNHFGFTQGALAVGMLLMSIYFSVRKEVRFPFLVSKRGIMCMGMLMGGVAIPLLVTMPYTIIFSYYAILMFAFGVMIIIVNTPLQVFMQKQIDDDFKGRVFSILETMAMALMPLGMVLYGVLYDVIPAQWVLFLSSAVLIGVVLILARPSVVRKAHPEYRETNVIKEEAKSFS is encoded by the coding sequence ATGGAAGAGGCTAATAAGTTAAAAAAAGCAACATATCATTTATGGACATTTACGATTAGCAAGCTAATTTCCTCATTTGGATCTCAAGTGTATACATTTGCCATTAGTTTTTATATTTTACAAATGACAGGATCTGCCACGAGCTTTGCCACGAACCTTATTTGCAATGTTTTGCCTCGTACACTCGTTTCCCCGTTTGCAGGGTATGCTGCGGATAAATATTCAAGAAAGATGATCGTCATTATTGCGCAAATTGGTACGACGATTGCAATTGGCGGGTTACTTGTCGTTAGCTTAACATCTGGTCTTTCGCTTGCTGCTATTTATGTGACAACGATTATTTTATCACTTACTTCTACTTTTTCAGGGGTGACCTTCACTTCGTCCATTAGCGGACTTGTTGATGGAGCAAGAATTCAAAAAGCGATGTCAATGAATCAGATGTCCATTTCTTTCGCTTCGATTGGAAGTCCTGCAGTGGGCGGTTTATTATACGGAGCCGTTTCAATGCCAGTATTCCTTATCATCTATATGATTGCTTCTAGCATTGCTGTTATTCTTGAATCCACAATGAATTTCAATCTCTTCGCTAATCGTAAAAAGAAAGTTGAAGGCGAAAGAAAAGAATCCATGTGGCAAAGTATGAAAGCAGGGTTTAGCTATTTGAAATTACAGCCACTTATTATGGCAATGATTTGGATCGCCTTACTCGTTAATTTTTTATTTGGTGCTTTTGAAGTTGGCTATTCATTTATCCTGATTGAGAAGTTGAAGATTGCTTCTAATCATTTCGGTTTTACACAAGGGGCTTTAGCAGTTGGAATGTTATTGATGTCCATATATTTCTCTGTCAGAAAAGAAGTGAGATTCCCGTTTCTCGTTTCAAAAAGAGGAATTATGTGTATGGGAATGCTCATGGGTGGTGTTGCTATACCATTATTAGTTACAATGCCATATACCATTATTTTTTCCTATTATGCAATCCTAATGTTCGCTTTCGGTGTAATGATTATTATCGTAAATACCCCATTGCAAGTGTTCATGCAAAAACAAATTGATGATGATTTTAAAGGACGTGTTTTCTCTATCCTGGAAACGATGGCGATGGCGCTTATGCCATTAGGGATGGTACTATACGGAGTCCTATATGATGTAATACCGGCTCAATGGGTACTGTTCTTGTCTTCTGCTGTACTCATCGGGGTTGTCCTTATCCTGGCAAGGCCTTCCGTTGTAAGAAAAGCACATCCGGAATATAGAGAAACTAACGTCATTAAGGAAGAAGCGAAATCATTTTCATAA
- a CDS encoding GGDEF domain-containing protein, which yields MHIVIGDISKENKIVAPSTKCEVVYSIFNENPSLEGIVVCENDEPIGLVMRTQFFQKLSTKYGFDLFMKRTIELVMDQDLLTVDYSVPITEVSALAMNRKQENVYDYVIVTKQDRIFGIVSIRELIIKLSEIQINVARYSNPLSGLPGNILIEETLREVLTYKEFSVLYIDIDSFKFFNDTFGFSEGDELIKETANIITDIIYTTDSKPSFVGHIGGDDFIAVVPHYHHEDLCNAIISRFHQSILRYYSHEELNKGYIPAVTREGKLENVPLVTISIAVVQNKDCELITVGQISKEAAKVKSRCKTIKKSVFLTHEDMKEEIL from the coding sequence ATGCATATTGTTATTGGCGATATTTCAAAAGAAAATAAGATTGTAGCCCCCTCAACAAAATGTGAGGTAGTTTATTCAATCTTTAATGAAAATCCATCTTTAGAGGGGATTGTCGTATGTGAAAACGACGAGCCAATTGGACTAGTCATGAGAACGCAATTTTTCCAAAAGCTTTCTACTAAATATGGCTTTGACCTTTTTATGAAACGAACAATCGAACTTGTGATGGATCAAGATCTATTAACAGTGGATTATTCTGTACCGATTACTGAAGTTAGTGCGCTTGCGATGAATCGAAAACAGGAGAATGTTTATGATTATGTAATCGTCACTAAACAGGATCGAATTTTTGGAATTGTAAGCATACGGGAATTAATAATTAAATTGTCAGAGATACAGATTAATGTTGCACGCTATTCTAATCCTCTTAGTGGACTGCCTGGAAACATTTTAATCGAAGAAACATTAAGAGAAGTTTTAACCTATAAGGAGTTTAGTGTTCTATACATAGATATTGATTCATTTAAATTCTTTAATGATACCTTCGGATTTAGTGAAGGAGATGAATTGATTAAGGAAACAGCAAATATTATTACGGATATTATTTATACTACAGATAGTAAGCCTTCATTTGTTGGGCATATAGGCGGAGACGATTTTATTGCAGTTGTTCCCCATTATCATCATGAAGATTTATGCAATGCAATTATCTCCCGATTTCATCAGTCAATCCTCCGCTACTATTCACATGAAGAATTAAATAAAGGATATATTCCAGCTGTCACTCGAGAGGGCAAACTTGAAAATGTTCCTTTAGTGACGATTTCAATTGCAGTAGTCCAAAATAAAGATTGTGAACTAATAACAGTAGGGCAAATAAGCAAAGAGGCGGCTAAAGTGAAGAGCAGGTGTAAGACCATTAAGAAGAGTGTTTTTCTAACTCATGAAGACATGAAAGAAGAAATTCTGTAA
- a CDS encoding glycerol-3-phosphate responsive antiterminator, with translation MERNIIAAIKIPKQIDLAIKYKDNIDSVFLLVGNVQNIKEYVDVFKKENIPVYVHIEMIQGLKLDSYGLTFISKYVKPDGVITTKTNMVTKCKQHNLKTILRSFMIDSEMLKNTIEAAISLKPDILEIMPSTTTYVIKEIKKKTDIPIITGGLVDTIDIFERSLKDGAIAVSTSNSDIWKNK, from the coding sequence ATGGAAAGAAATATTATTGCAGCGATTAAAATACCAAAACAAATTGATCTTGCAATTAAATATAAAGATAATATCGATTCAGTCTTCCTATTAGTAGGAAATGTTCAAAATATAAAAGAATATGTTGATGTCTTTAAAAAGGAAAACATCCCTGTCTACGTACATATCGAAATGATACAAGGGCTCAAGTTAGATTCATATGGGCTTACGTTCATCTCAAAGTACGTTAAACCAGATGGAGTCATTACAACGAAAACGAATATGGTAACAAAATGTAAACAACATAACTTAAAAACAATATTAAGATCCTTTATGATTGATAGTGAAATGTTAAAAAATACAATTGAAGCAGCGATTTCATTAAAGCCAGATATACTAGAAATAATGCCAAGTACGACAACATATGTCATTAAAGAAATTAAAAAGAAAACGGATATCCCAATCATAACAGGTGGATTGGTAGATACGATTGATATTTTTGAAAGAAGCTTAAAAGACGGTGCTATCGCTGTTTCAACCTCAAATTCAGACATATGGAAAAATAAATAA
- a CDS encoding helix-turn-helix domain-containing protein: protein MLGERIRKLRKQKKMTLEELAGKSLTKGMLSLIENNKANPSIESLHYIAERLGVEVSDLLEEISLQELRKTLEKAEELYNFENLCETENQLIKTEQDKEIIDLIKPYIANLTQGYESARLLDIYSRCLYNEKIEGWQKFSGQAAEIYDQMNLTSKRASISVFLATEKFIEHHYEEALTIFLNDRAKIEAKHVYIDPKTRLDLDYYEAILYFAVGDSESATQVMDSAIAFSKENRIFYLIDDLYRLAAAQAMMGKNKEKKIHYLLKLKQYGEFADDTNSILFYHFMMIESLISEKHEYTEAIEKIDQCLTDPSMTETFKHYFNLEKGKALYRLARYKEALHCLEKIEIPPFIHHPFDLSHFFIMDTYKALCHLELEKVDEAFQFAEIAYNHFYQLPSTPFKDFAIETFEAIKKTRLAEE from the coding sequence ATGTTAGGAGAACGAATTCGAAAGCTAAGAAAACAGAAAAAAATGACACTCGAAGAACTTGCAGGGAAGAGCCTTACGAAAGGGATGCTCAGTCTTATTGAAAATAATAAGGCAAATCCTTCAATAGAAAGCTTACATTATATTGCTGAACGCCTTGGAGTAGAGGTGTCTGATTTATTAGAGGAAATTAGTTTACAGGAATTAAGAAAAACCCTTGAAAAAGCCGAGGAATTATACAATTTTGAAAACTTATGCGAAACAGAAAACCAACTAATAAAGACGGAGCAAGATAAGGAAATTATTGATCTCATTAAGCCTTACATTGCAAATCTAACTCAAGGCTATGAGTCAGCACGATTATTAGATATTTATAGCCGCTGTCTTTACAACGAAAAAATTGAAGGCTGGCAGAAATTTTCCGGACAAGCTGCAGAAATATACGATCAAATGAACCTTACTTCAAAGCGTGCATCAATCAGCGTATTCCTCGCAACGGAAAAATTCATCGAACATCACTACGAAGAAGCCTTAACGATATTTTTAAATGATCGTGCCAAAATCGAAGCAAAACACGTCTATATTGACCCAAAGACTCGGCTTGATCTTGATTATTATGAAGCGATTTTATACTTTGCCGTGGGTGATTCGGAGTCGGCAACACAAGTGATGGATAGTGCCATTGCCTTTTCCAAAGAGAATAGAATTTTTTATCTAATTGATGATTTATATCGACTTGCAGCTGCCCAAGCAATGATGGGAAAAAATAAGGAAAAAAAGATCCATTACTTACTGAAGTTAAAGCAATACGGAGAGTTTGCTGATGATACAAATTCCATCCTGTTTTATCATTTTATGATGATAGAATCTCTTATCTCTGAAAAACATGAATACACAGAAGCAATAGAAAAGATTGATCAGTGTTTAACAGATCCGAGCATGACGGAGACTTTTAAACATTATTTTAACCTTGAAAAAGGCAAAGCCTTGTATCGCCTTGCTCGTTATAAAGAAGCACTCCATTGCCTCGAAAAAATAGAGATTCCACCTTTTATACATCATCCGTTTGATTTGTCTCACTTTTTTATTATGGACACGTACAAAGCACTTTGTCACTTAGAACTAGAAAAAGTAGATGAAGCATTTCAATTTGCAGAAATAGCTTACAACCATTTTTATCAGCTACCATCTACACCATTTAAAGATTTTGCTATTGAAACGTTTGAGGCCATAAAAAAAACAAGACTGGCTGAGGAGTGA
- a CDS encoding carbohydrate ABC transporter permease: protein MLEKLKPYLFLAPAIVLLLVFTVIPMVYTLYLSFFDWNMISPTKEFVGLDNYINILTNDTTKKVIFNTFFYIVVLILFNCVITYIFAFIIGYVVKRFKGFYKVAFFIPSVISLVVGSILFTWILNPISGPVAIIGEMFGFSIPNWSKTDGLVIIVLSLIVSWKVFGYNFIVLYASVVGVSKEIIEAARLDNISNFRIFLDIVLPMSSATGFYILILTIVQGLQYVFTPIKVITQGGPNYGSSNLIYQAYHEAFVVYKTGESAALAMITLLIFVILLLLEFLFVERRIYYENK, encoded by the coding sequence ATGTTAGAAAAACTAAAGCCATATTTATTTTTAGCACCTGCAATAGTACTCTTGTTAGTTTTTACAGTTATCCCAATGGTTTACACACTTTATTTAAGCTTTTTTGATTGGAATATGATTTCACCCACTAAAGAGTTTGTGGGTTTAGATAATTACATAAACATATTAACGAACGATACAACGAAGAAAGTGATTTTCAATACATTTTTCTATATCGTTGTGTTGATTTTATTTAACTGCGTCATTACTTATATTTTTGCTTTTATTATTGGATATGTGGTCAAGCGATTTAAAGGATTTTATAAAGTGGCGTTCTTTATACCGTCTGTTATATCACTTGTTGTTGGTTCAATTTTATTCACTTGGATTTTAAACCCCATCTCTGGGCCAGTTGCCATTATTGGAGAAATGTTTGGATTTTCAATTCCAAATTGGTCTAAAACAGATGGATTAGTCATTATTGTACTTAGTTTAATTGTCTCTTGGAAAGTGTTTGGATATAACTTTATCGTGTTATATGCGTCGGTTGTTGGTGTATCAAAGGAAATTATTGAAGCGGCAAGGCTTGATAATATTTCTAACTTCAGAATCTTTTTAGATATCGTCTTGCCAATGAGTTCAGCAACAGGGTTTTACATTTTAATTTTAACAATCGTTCAAGGGCTTCAATATGTATTTACACCGATTAAAGTGATCACACAAGGTGGTCCGAATTACGGGAGCAGTAACTTGATTTATCAAGCTTATCACGAGGCTTTTGTTGTATATAAAACGGGGGAATCAGCTGCACTTGCGATGATTACACTCCTTATTTTCGTCATTTTATTATTATTAGAATTCTTGTTTGTGGAAAGAAGGATTTACTATGAAAACAAATAA
- a CDS encoding YxcD family protein: MGKIKMSEQDIINALCVYTAEKKKVSPSEVEMELMFDDEYGFSAESHVLGRKQIFITANIIEAIRLWVDTEMGVDPFAARIELVLDDHEGIIALVE; the protein is encoded by the coding sequence ATGGGAAAGATAAAAATGAGCGAGCAAGATATCATTAATGCACTCTGTGTGTATACTGCTGAAAAAAAGAAAGTTTCTCCTTCCGAAGTCGAAATGGAGTTAATGTTTGATGATGAATATGGATTCTCAGCTGAATCCCATGTATTAGGGAGAAAACAAATTTTTATTACCGCAAATATCATCGAGGCAATCCGATTATGGGTAGATACAGAAATGGGTGTTGATCCATTTGCAGCAAGAATTGAATTAGTCCTCGATGATCATGAAGGGATTATTGCTTTAGTTGAATAA
- a CDS encoding VanZ family protein: MKKIIILSVLLSQSIFFMLLPIWIELTNYLHSLVIGVVWVLISTLVLFAVCWWKKEKIRLSKRILHVLMLLYSIGLLILLFFRPKGQIYESINLTPFDTIRFFLSGNVDFLIALYNLGANIGLFIPFGLYYRYISKKPVLKKILIITICSISTIEGLQFLTKRGSLDIDDLILNTLGVYIGYYIYPFFQKVLVIK; this comes from the coding sequence ATGAAAAAAATTATAATACTAAGTGTTTTATTGTCTCAAAGCATATTTTTCATGCTTCTGCCGATATGGATTGAATTAACTAATTATCTACACTCGCTTGTCATCGGGGTAGTTTGGGTTTTAATTTCTACCCTCGTTTTATTTGCTGTTTGCTGGTGGAAAAAAGAAAAAATTCGTTTATCCAAACGAATCCTTCATGTTTTAATGTTGCTTTATTCTATTGGACTGCTTATCTTGTTATTTTTCAGACCAAAAGGGCAAATCTATGAGTCCATAAATCTTACTCCTTTTGATACGATTCGTTTTTTTCTCTCTGGAAACGTCGATTTTTTAATAGCCCTTTATAATTTAGGCGCAAATATTGGTTTATTCATACCATTTGGCCTGTATTATAGATATATAAGTAAGAAACCTGTTTTAAAGAAAATTTTAATCATCACAATATGTTCCATAAGTACGATTGAAGGACTGCAATTTCTAACAAAAAGAGGAAGTTTAGATATTGATGATTTGATCCTAAACACTTTAGGTGTATATATTGGCTATTACATCTATCCGTTTTTTCAAAAAGTCTTGGTTATAAAATAG
- a CDS encoding EAL domain-containing protein, with the protein MKNNRLSNFFNFLVYLNTQKESLYQDYKKSIELQELMQRCKVKTVFQPILSLEEGSTIGFEILNRPQSTELFPTTEAFYEYVGKSNDVFAVEQFLRNLSLERFSEQFINFKHHKEPLIFLNIQPQVLADPAYRTGITLELLAKYNLSPNQIVLELTEKEAVFNYKQFEIMIDHYRKQGFRIAVDDAGTGYNSLQTLVRIKPEFIKLDKSLIREINGHPEKQHLVELLMDFAIQSNTKVIAEGIEAAPELKFLINLGVHMGQGYALGKPEPELVNGRIPISNTILQTQLA; encoded by the coding sequence ATGAAAAATAACCGATTGAGCAACTTTTTCAACTTTCTTGTCTATTTAAACACCCAGAAAGAGAGTCTTTATCAAGATTATAAGAAAAGTATAGAACTACAAGAACTTATGCAAAGATGTAAAGTAAAAACGGTATTTCAGCCTATTCTCTCGCTAGAAGAAGGTTCAACAATTGGTTTTGAGATTCTAAACCGACCTCAAAGCACCGAATTATTTCCTACAACTGAAGCATTTTATGAGTATGTAGGGAAAAGCAATGATGTTTTTGCTGTTGAGCAATTTTTACGAAATCTATCTCTTGAGAGATTTTCAGAGCAATTTATAAACTTTAAGCATCACAAAGAGCCCTTAATATTCCTTAATATTCAGCCTCAAGTGTTAGCTGACCCAGCTTATCGAACTGGAATAACCCTCGAATTGTTGGCCAAATATAATCTATCCCCCAACCAAATTGTTTTAGAGCTTACTGAAAAAGAGGCGGTCTTTAATTATAAGCAGTTTGAAATAATGATTGATCATTATCGGAAACAGGGCTTTCGCATTGCTGTAGATGATGCAGGGACAGGATATAACAGCTTACAAACTCTCGTACGGATAAAACCAGAATTTATTAAGCTAGATAAATCTCTTATCCGAGAGATCAATGGCCATCCAGAGAAGCAGCATTTAGTAGAATTGCTGATGGATTTTGCTATACAATCCAATACCAAAGTCATTGCAGAAGGAATTGAAGCTGCCCCAGAACTGAAATTCCTAATAAACCTAGGAGTTCACATGGGACAGGGCTATGCACTTGGAAAACCGGAGCCAGAGTTAGTAAATGGGCGTATTCCTATTTCTAATACTATTCTACAAACACAATTAGCATAA
- a CDS encoding ABC transporter substrate-binding protein — MKKFLLLLSLLVLVLSACAPASGEEDKKKEASSGEKTKIEYWHVNAETLGGKTVEKLVADFNAQSETVEVTAKFNPDMYKGLMQNLQAEAATGNSPAVVQVGWAFLDYFSQNFEYVEPQTVIDKHFPESKTFLEDNFLPNIIDLAKNSEGSQVGIPYSLSTPVLYINKDMLKEAGLDENGPKTWQEVEKFAKQIKEKTGNYGIYIQEPADNWATQAILESNGAKMLDNGKATFASKEGIEAYEMYKKMVVDDKTALHIGWDQGIQSFIDGKVGMMYTTIAQRSNVQNNAKFDVATVKSPAFEGKEVRLPAGGAMLAITAKDDKEQKAAWEFMEYLYSVEAMAEWTKGTGYVPPRKDVAQSENGLKEFLEENEMMNAAIEQMDGVVSWTSFPGNSGLEAEQKLLDIRDEILGGNVDVEEGLKKTEKEINELLGK, encoded by the coding sequence TTGAAAAAATTTTTATTGTTATTGTCACTTTTGGTTTTAGTTTTATCAGCATGTGCACCAGCTAGTGGTGAAGAAGACAAAAAGAAAGAAGCAAGCAGTGGAGAAAAGACAAAAATCGAATATTGGCATGTTAATGCTGAAACATTAGGTGGAAAAACGGTTGAGAAGTTAGTTGCGGATTTTAACGCACAAAGTGAAACAGTTGAGGTTACAGCAAAGTTCAATCCAGATATGTATAAAGGTTTAATGCAAAATTTACAAGCTGAAGCAGCAACTGGCAATTCGCCAGCAGTTGTTCAAGTTGGTTGGGCTTTCTTAGATTATTTCTCACAAAACTTTGAATATGTTGAGCCACAAACTGTAATTGACAAACACTTCCCAGAAAGTAAGACATTCTTAGAGGATAATTTTTTACCAAACATCATCGATCTTGCAAAGAATTCTGAAGGCAGTCAAGTTGGTATTCCTTACTCCTTAAGTACACCTGTACTTTATATCAACAAAGATATGTTAAAAGAAGCTGGCCTTGATGAGAATGGTCCAAAAACATGGCAAGAAGTTGAGAAGTTTGCAAAACAGATCAAAGAGAAAACAGGTAATTACGGAATATATATTCAAGAACCTGCAGATAACTGGGCAACTCAAGCAATCTTAGAAAGTAATGGTGCAAAAATGTTAGACAATGGTAAGGCAACGTTTGCTTCTAAAGAAGGTATCGAAGCATATGAAATGTATAAAAAGATGGTTGTAGATGATAAGACGGCTCTTCACATCGGCTGGGATCAAGGTATCCAAAGTTTTATCGACGGTAAAGTTGGAATGATGTACACAACTATTGCACAACGCTCTAACGTTCAAAATAATGCAAAGTTTGATGTAGCAACAGTTAAATCACCAGCATTTGAAGGGAAAGAAGTTAGGCTTCCAGCAGGCGGTGCGATGTTAGCCATTACTGCGAAAGATGATAAGGAACAAAAAGCAGCTTGGGAATTCATGGAGTATTTATATAGCGTTGAAGCTATGGCTGAATGGACAAAAGGTACAGGATACGTTCCTCCACGTAAAGATGTTGCACAATCTGAAAATGGCTTAAAAGAATTCTTAGAAGAAAATGAAATGATGAATGCTGCAATTGAACAGATGGACGGCGTTGTATCTTGGACAAGTTTCCCTGGTAATTCAGGATTAGAAGCGGAACAAAAATTATTAGATATTCGCGATGAGATTTTAGGCGGTAATGTTGATGTTGAAGAAGGACTGAAGAAAACTGAAAAAGAAATTAATGAATTGCTAGGAAAATAG